DNA sequence from the Suricata suricatta isolate VVHF042 chromosome 5, meerkat_22Aug2017_6uvM2_HiC, whole genome shotgun sequence genome:
TCCAAATTACAAGGCCCGATGTCCTTGGGGGAAACAACAGTAACATTTTTCAAGTAGGCACCTGTCTCATTTAAATGAGGGCAGTCACCTCACAGACATATTTCAAGTTTTCTGGATTGGCTGGTGAGTTTATATCATTTGGACCCTTGAAGACCCAGAATCCtatcattttaattcatttcttttgttaaaaactgAATTTGAGAAAAGATCTTATCTTTTGATTCTCTCCAACTATAAACTCTCACAGCACATAATCAATTTGTAGAATAAAAGACGCCATGTTTACTTGCATAAAATGATCTgtaaaaagtttttcttcttttaaaattttttaaatttaaattccagttagtccatcaactgatgaatggatcaagaagatgtggtttatctatgcaatagaatactacatgccaatgagaaaaaatgaaatctggccacttgtaggaaaatggatggacctagagggagtcatgctaagcgaaataagtcaggcggagaaggacagatactatatgttgtcactcatgggtctaacaggagaaacctaacaggaaaccatgggaatgggaaaggcggggaaagggttggggagagggagtgaggcaaaccatgaaagacttttgaatgctgagcacaatctgagggctgaagagggggggaaggggaagaggggtgatggtcataggggggacacttgtggggaagagcactgggtgttatatggaaaccaacttggtaataaactacataaaaaaataaaaaaaaataaattccagttagttaatatacaatgtagtattaatttcaggtatgcaAAACACGGACTCAACATTACCATAcctcacctggtgctcatcacaagggcctcatctccatcacctattctgcccccctccccaccgtaaccatcagtttgttctctatagttaaaagtctggggttttggtttgcctccttctttctctactccCCCCACCACTTTGcccacttgttttgtttcttaaattccacatatgagtgagatcatatggtgtttgtctttctctaagtgacttatttcactttgcaatatactctctagcttcacATGTCATCGTATATAAAGAATTCTATCAAAGAAATTGAGAGAGGTAAAATCTTAATAAAGAGAGAGATGTCtgactaaaaataatttgttgcCTGTTGGGTTTTATGATTGTCCATTAAGTAGAGAATAAGCAAAAGGAGTTGATATTGGTGAGATTTTCTACCTTCAGAGAATCCAGACCCTTATACACCCATATAACCAGATTATTTCCTACACATTCGAATTGGAATAGACTTAGTTTTGCTGACCTCAAATTCTTTCTGGTTTACCTTCATCAAGAGAAGTGGTCATACGGGGCAAACTGTGAGCAGAAATAAGTGCTCCTTAAATATAACTGGTATTTCGCAATGGGTCCCAGCATCCAAACTTGTTTTACTAGGAGTCAGTAAGAAGCAAGCACGATACAGCGTGACTTTGAAATTAAGCATCATTCCACTCAGCCCCAATGTAGCAACTCCCCAAGACAGCGTGGTAATGTTCAAGGTGATTTACATAAAAAACTGTATGTtatccatgaaaaaaatgttcattaatgAGGAAGATGCTCataaatgaaatacatgaaaattacCAGTGGGGGTTATCCACAGTCATTTTACTATTTGGTGTCCCTGCAGCCTCAGTAAAAAGACTTGTTTTGATGGATACATGaagcaatgttttaaaaactgaaaacttaaaaaaaaaaaaggaagaaaaaaggaagaaaaagaaaacacaattattgaggtgaaattcacataacataaaatgaaccatcttaaagtgaacaatttggggttgcctgggtggctcagtcggtttaaacatccaacttcaggtcatgatctcacggttcataaatttgagccccgtgctgggctctctgctgacagcacagagcctggaacctgcttcagaatctgtgtcttcctttctccctaccctacccctgcttgtgctctgtctctctctttcaaaaatgaataaacattaaaaaaaatttaagtgaacaATTCAGTAGTATTGAGTACATTCACAAAGTTTTTGCAACCGCCACCTCTAGTTCCGAAGAATTTTCTTTAGTCTGAAAGAAATTTCACACTTATTGAGCAGTTGTTAAACCTGGATTTTTGAACAGCATATGGAGAGAATTTCGAGACTCTGTAGAGTCACTTAAGTTGTTGCTGAAGCTTTTTTAGTCGAGCTGTGTCTTGGGAGGAGTTTATAATCAGAGTCGCACGTGATGCAATCTAAATGGTAGGTAAGCTATGGGACACTGATGAAAAGAATTCAACTGTGTGTCAAAGATGGCCCCTGACTTTGAAGCTACAACACATTCCTTTGCAAACGTTGCCCAACAAAAACGTGGGCAATGAGTCTGTGGGTTCCTTTATGGGCATtctatttccaaagaagagaaTTATTTATGCAAATTAATGGGAAGACGTTTAGACAACTGTGTCACGCCGGCCAGCTGGAGGTATAAAAAGCCCTCTGCGAGAGGAGAACTGCATTCCCACTTGGCCAACTTGCTCTTCACAGTTCCTCCTGTTCCTCCTCAACTCCTGCCACCATGACTCGTTTCTTCTGCTGCGGAAGCTACTTCCCAGGCTACCCTTGCTATGGAACCAACTTCCACAGGACCTTCAGAGCCACCCCCCTGAACTGCGTCGTGCCCCTGGGCTCTCCCCTGAACTATGGCTATGGATGCAATGGCTACAGCTCCCTGGGCTACAGCTTTGGTGGTAGCAACATGTACAACAGGGGCTGTTGCTACGGAGGCAGCTGTTGCAGGCCGTGGGGCTCTAACTCTGGCTTCGGCTACAGCACGTACTGAGGGACCAATCACTCCAGACAACTGTAGAACTCTCCATCAGTTCTCTGTGTGCAAAACAACCTGAAGAGCAGCGACTGTCTTCTTGCCTCCAGATGTCCTCGGGAGATTCATCTTCCACCTTCTTGCTGCCTTCTTACTGAGGCCCTGGTCTTTGATGATGCTGAACAAGGCGACCAGACATCAAATGCTGAACTGACACTCACCTACAGCCAAAGAAAGCAAGATGTATTTTTCTGACATACCTGACTTTTGGCAATGAAGCAAGTCATTTGTCTCTTTTAGTTACTTTGCTCATGTATTGTTAAATTCTACGTCAACATCAATGTATTACAATAGGGTGTGGGTAGGAAGGGGTTTTGCTGTTACTCTCTCAATAAATCTATTTCATTCAGTGCAAATACTTGTGTTCTAGTTCTTTATTTTACTCTGCTATTATGCTTTTGAATTCATCATCCAGTTTCAACTTATAGTGATTGACAACCAAATCTTATTTGGACTTTAGACTGTGTATCAGGAGAGGGTGAtgcctaatattttttttctctttatgttgagTGAGGGCAAAAGTGAGTGAAGGGCACAagccacagaggggcagagagagggagacacagaatctgaagcaggctccaggctctgagctgtcaacacagagcccgaacggggctcgagctcacaaacaatgagatctagacctgagccaaagtcggatgcttaactgactgaaccacccaggcacctcgtgatttcaattttttaaaaagtccttaaaaGAGCCTTATGTTAAATCCCAAAAATACTGCCATTGTTAGTGTTTCTTTATGCTGATTATAAGCAAAAACACTTCCTAGCTGTTGAATGCtcagaaagtttctttctttctttcatttgtgatacAATCCCATTttgattctttccctctttccctgctgtTTATGGAACTTATCTCTAAAGAGATTTGAACCTCACAGACTGTTGGAAGAATTTCAACCAAATGGGACTTggttaagaatctttttttttttaatattttttaaatttatttttgagagagagagagagagagagagagagagagagacagcatgtgcaggggagggtcagagagagagggaaacacaagatctgaaggcaggctccaggctctgagctagctgtcagcacagagcccgacgcggggcttgaacccatgaactgtgagatcatgacctgaactgaagccggacgcttaaccaactgagccacccaggtgccccaagaatctttGTTTTTAGGCAATTTAAGATTGGTCAATAAAGGGAAGCCAACagctaatatatatatgtatgtatatatgtatatatatatatatatatatttcttttttcttttttgatagatgaattttattttcccttcccctttacTTCTGATTATACATATAgctgtattaaaaatgaaacatttattctttGGAATGATAGTTGCCATCAAGAGCACTTGAAATGATATGTGGGCTGTACTTAGAAAATGCTTCTTGTTTTGCCTACTGAAAAAAATCCCAGCTTTATTGAAGCAAAATATGTCATTTGAGTGAAAGTTTCTTCATTCATGTATCAGGTATTTATTGCACCCCTGCTTCTCTCATAGAAGATGCTCAATAATTGTTCCTTGACTCATTAAATCTCTGCTTTGTGGgtgcaaaatataaaatgatccaGTATAAAGTTCATTCATGTTTGCATGAAACACTACTGGGCTCTGGCCACTGTGGTAAGCATTTGGGAGGCTGTAAAAATCAACTAAGATAGAGACCAGCTTGAGAAGTTGTCTATTTTCAAGAGATACTCATTCAATAGACACTCACCAAGCAGACACAATACCAAAGATTGTTCTAAGATTTGGAAACATACAGACAAATAACACATAATCCTTGTCCTGTAgacttaaatatactttattcaaatttttcaaagtttatttatttattttgagagagagggaatgcagaggagtggaagaaaagaaggagagagagaatcccaagcaggctttgcgttAGCATGgaaactgatgcagggcttgatcccacaaactatgagattatgacctgacctgaaaacaagaatcagatacttaactgactgagtgacccagatgcccctattttattcaatatttaaaacacaCTTGATATTCTCCTATTTTATACCAGTTAATGTGCCGTAAATGATTATCCAAAGATAGATGTTCTTTACTCATTTCCTTTCAATgacttaaaatagaaaagagcCTATGGTAAcatccatgtatatatatatatatatatatatatatatatatatatatggcacttACCCTAAGATCAAGGACTGTGTAAGTATTAAAGTGAGAACATTTAATATTGATATAATATTAGTATCTAAATTACAGTGCATATTGTACATACAATTTTTTCAATTGTTCCAATAATGTCCCTTGGAGTTATTTTTTCCCCGTTGTCCATATAAACATAACATAAACAGTGTTGTAAGCTTTCACAGAAGGGAATTTTGGGTATATAACCATGACCATAAGAGCAGTGAGTGAGAATGGCATATCAAGGCAGAGATCGGTGTGCAAAAGGGGCAAAGTATAGGGCCATCTGAAGATGAAATGGGCTTTCCCTGGCAAAGCTCCAACACATAGGAAGACTGACCTATTTGTGGGAAGATTCCAGGGGCATCAAATACCAAACAGGTAACTTGGGATCTCTATCAACCATTAGAGTCTAGATTCTATCATCATGGTTGACATTTACCTAAAGCCATAATTGTCCTAAAACCGTAATCATTTTGTTTCAccaataggattttttaaaatttttacataattccAGATTCACAGAAAAGTTTTCATGACAGGGCAAATCAGTTCTGCATGTCCGGgtttattaaatgtttacacTTAGCCCCATTTactttacatataatatacatgcatTACTCTGTGTGcgtataatattatatatatttcataatataagaTTTACAGAGTGGAAAatctacttcaaaataaattttaggtgtTATGCCCATTTTTCCTTAGAACAAGGACAGAATGATTATGAACATTAgaacatttaatattaaaactgTTATTGAATCCACAGTTCATACTCAAACTTGGTTAATTGTCCTAATTTGTCCCTCCTAgttatttttctccctcctccaggaTCTGAACCAGGATCATATGTGTCTCTTTAGTCTTTTAGTCTGGATAGGTTTCTCAGCCTTTCTCAGCTTTTCTTGACCTCAACTAATTTGAAGGCTgattattttatagaatatccCTTGATTTGGGATTATCTGAAGTTTTTCATAATTAGGTTTGTGGTACAGATGCCATAGAAATGATGCTGTGTTCCTCTTCTTAAGTGAAtttgtaagtgtttatttttgagagacagagagagagcatgagtagggaaggggcagagagagagagagggagacacagaaattgaagcagacttcaagctgtcagcacagagcccaatgcgggtgtgatcctgacctaagccagtTGGtggctcaaatgactgagccacccaggcacccctgatgctGTGTTCTTCTTGGTGCATTGTATCGGGAGTCACATGATGATGTTCTATGAAAATTTGGTTGGTATGGATTTTGGTCACTAGGTGAAAGTAGTGTCCCTTGCACTTCCTCACTATGAAGTTGCTGTTTCCCCTTCACTATGAAGTTCCGTCATTTGTCATTAGTGTGTTGATACCCTGACACTATGTAAGCATCCTATTCCTTATCAAGCTTTTACCCACTAATTTTAGGATCCATCTGcaactttctaattttataaatccTTCTACTATTTATGAGTTGGCATTCTACCATAAGAAAGAGCTTTCTTTTCCCTGTTTATATTTTGTGTGCTTACTTATTTGTATCAATATTTAAATCAACATGATCATATGGATTCTTATTTTAGTCAGTATGTTATAACCTGTTAATGTTACTATTAATTTTGATGCTTGGATTCCTCTGGATTTGGGCAGGGAGGAACCCTTCACACAGCCTCCTAAGTTCTTTAGCAATGGCTCTCATCACACATCACTTTATGGCTCGACAGAatgttccaggctcatcttgAACTTCTCTTCTTCAGTCAAGGAATCAGTAATTTCTCCAGGACTCTAAATCCCTTAAGTGAAGACTGCTATTTAGAAACTAAGATAATAGGTGTGAAGCATGTGCATTGCTATGATATTATTGCCATATATGCTCATTTATACCTTATCATGTGCTAGAATAATCATTGCTGTGATTGCCAACTGTCCTTTAAGATATAATAATGACACACTGAAGAAGCTGCAATGGAACTCTGTGTATGGGGGAAAAGTTCACAAATGATTCACTTTAGAGTTAAAGAGGGTCTGGCCGACCTTtaggctggtgtgtgtgtgtgtgtgtgtgtgtgtgtgtgtgtgtgtgtccaaatgtCAGACTGTAAAGGCCAGTTGCCCTCGTACCCTCCTGTTCTTCAACTAGATTTTAATTTAACCACCTTATCTCTGTTTGAGCTCCAATAGTTATATGTTTCTAAATGTTGTGATACTTGGTTCTCTCTGGGGATTTGAACAGAAGATTGAGTTGCTCTTTGCTTGTGGGCCCCTTTTGTGGTCTCTGCTgtggctttctcttcttttatttttattttagtttttcatttaaaaaatttttaatgtttacatttttaatagcttatttttgagcaagagcatgagtgggagcaagggagggatggagaaagagggaagcagCTTGTTGCTGACAGaaacaagcctgatgtgggacttgaactcacaaactgcaacatcattacctgagccaaaattgaacaCACAACCAGATGAGTCACGCAGGTGTCccacttcctccttctttctgttttctctccatctctttcccatTGTCCAGAAATTTAGTTAATCCCTCCTCAGTTGATattctggggaggggcaggggcaaagTCTGTTTGTTTTGTGTGCTATCTTGaagctaaaaaatataaataccttaAAAAGCACAAGAAGGGCTTAAGTACAACaatttgtctccctttctcctgtaGTAACAATGTGACAGGCACAAGAATAGATAACTTCACGATTTATTTCATAACAGTTATTTTTGAGGTAGGCTTCATTACCTACCATGTTACTGAGGAGAAAACggatattaaaaagttaaataatttggttGAGTGGTATCATCCATTTGTCATGAAAAAATGTCAAGATTGAGCCAAAGAGCGTCTGACTCCAAATCCATCCCTCCGTTCTTAAAACAAGTTATAcagcacttttatttatttttgtaaagttattGATTATTattgattatcttttttaaagtttatttatttatttattttgagagagagagagagagagagagagagagagagagagagagaaaactctggTTCAGAAATATCCCTGCTTAATATCCCTTCTTATGCCATTGATAATTATGTCTTATATTTATACAGTGTTACagtttacaaaatactttcatagaattttctttagttctttttttaatgggataTAATTGACAACATTGTATCAGCTTCAGTTGtacatgattcaatatttgtatatattgcaaaataatcaccacaatGTCTAGTTagtatccattttttttaagatttgcttTTAGCAACCTTCAAAAATATACCTTATTAACTACAGTTATTATGCTGTGCATTGTAACCCCAGAACTCatttgtaactgaaagtttgtaccttttgatcaccttcacccattttgcacaCCCTCCACCCATGCCTCCAGCAACCTCCaatcttttctgtatctatgagtttggtgtttttgtttttttccattttaaagattccACACAGAAGTGACATcttatgttatttgtctttctctgtctgacttatttcactcaggaTAAcattccatctatgttgttgcaaatgacaagatttcctgtttttatatgaATACAATTCCATTATATACCAGATAtatccatatttatatatgtcacattttctttatccatttatccatcagtggacatttaggttactttcatatcttggttatttGTAAAACTTACTGCAGTGAACAtcggggtgcagatatctttctgaattagtgttttcattttctttgggtatatatatccagaagtgggattgctagcttatatggtaattctagttttaagatttttgagaaacctccatactattttccaaaattggtgtgccattttacattcccaccaaaggtgggttcccttttctccacatcctcaccaacactgaaTTTGATTTAATTCTGACAGTTATCTTGAGAGATTAGGTATCCTGAGGAAATTGGTGAAAACAATGCAATTTTCCAGTGGACAAATATTCACGGAATGAGAAAGCTAAGACCCAGTCAACTATCAAGCCGGGGTTTCTAGATTCCTTCTAAGCCCATCCTCTACCACTGATAAATGTGACAGAATGTTAAGTATGTGTTTGTTGATTTCACTCTGGGATTATCAAGACCCTCCGTTATTTTATAAACTTGCCAAATAACTTTTAGTGAATATTAAAGTCTATTTCCTACCTTGGTACCAAGTCCTTAGATTTTGCTTCCTTACTTTCCCTAAGAAATGCTGTCAGATTTTTATTCCTAACATTTCTGCCCAATTCACATCCTTGTAGCTTCATGCTTGGATTGCTACACCAGATGTTTATCTGGTCTATCAGCCAGTTCCCAATTGCTCTTCCATACAGCAGACATAATCATCCcttaaaatgtgaatataatcatatggttttctttctttcacaaactCAGgttattttttggttatttacAGATTTCAGGATAATAATCAACTCCCGATTCCTCTGGCCACATATTCTATCTGTCCCtaccattctttcctttctccagtaATTGAACCTGCCATATTTCTTTGCTCCTCACTGTCCCCTTCTTTATCTGGTGAACTCCTACAGATCCTTCAAAACATCTTCCTCTGCCCAAGGGAGCTACCTTAGCTCCAGTTTAAAAGCCCCACCTCTATTTACTTTAATACGATACTTTCACACTGCACTGCCAAAGCCCACCACCCACCAGGACCATCTGAGACACAACCGCAGTCAAAGTTGGGTTTCTTAGCTTATTGCAAAAGCAGAAATCATGCAACATGAGAAATGGCAAGATTACTCAATAAAAGGGTTTTAGGAAGCGTTTGTTCTAAGATTTGGGCTTTAATGAGGTGATTTTGGAAATGATTAAAGCAGGTAGCGGTCTCTTCTGGATTGGATATGATCTgcaacaaattgccacaaacttagtggcttaaacaacatatAATTATGCTCTTTAGTTTTGGAGGTCAGAACTTCAAAATGGGTTTTACTGGAGGTGTTGGTAGGACTCCATTCATCAGATTTCCTTGCCTCCACCAGCTTCTAAAGTCTTGTCCCCAGTCCCTTGGTTGGTGtccccttccttcatcttcacaAACAGCAGCATaacatcttcaaatctctctctgattctggctctgaccctcctgccttcctccttcacTTTTGATTACATTAGACCCACCCAGATAATGCAGGGCAAACTTCCTGCCTTAAAGCCAGTGAGTTGTAACCTTCATTCCCCTTTGCATGTGACGTAACAAACTCACAGCTTCCAGAATTAAAATGGCAACGTCTTTGGAGGACCATTATTCTGGCTTCCACAGATACTGTCATGAAGCAGGCCCAATACCATGATTGGAATGATTGGATGTCCTAACAGGTTTTACTTCACAGGTGCAATAAAGCTAACGCTGTTATTGGTAAAGAGGCAGTAGTCAGGGAAGATGATGCCTGCCTTGTCATTTTTGTGTTTGAACAGTGCTCTTGGACGTGATTACACAGTCGTCTTGTGTTTACCTAACTCCATTCTTGTCACAGACTGACCTTGTCTCACTTGATGTTCCAGAGACTGTATATGGACGTGGGGGACACTCTGGTCCACGTTAATCAGGTGAGGGgctgctgtgtctctttcttacCCTCATTGCTCCCCTCACTAGAGATTGTATACTGTGAGCTCCTTAAGGATCTGCACTGTGTCTAATTCAATGTGCTGCATCTTACACGTGtgataaatatttgcagaattattataattatttaaaatcctagaggaaaaagctaAATCCTTTGCCCCTTAAAATTTGGTCAGAGGACAAACAACATTGGCATCACAGTTCCAAAAACAGAATCTTGGGCCCCTTTTGTACTCTGCACTTTGACAAGATGTCCGGTGTTTTGTGCGCATAccaagtttgagccctgggcCATTCTGTTGATTCCTAACCCCAAGGAAGTAGAGAGGGGCATACATCTCCCTCTTGATTTGAAAAGTATTGATGAAATGGTATGAAGATTTGCAgcaaaaaagtaaagtttttaaaaatattatctctcCTATAGTTTTGTTATACTTTTACTGCTATTTACAGAATAACtagtttatgtttttcatttccacTGTGGATAGAGGAAAAGCACTTACAATTGAAGCAGGAGAACTTTTGATTAGATAAATGGAAATACTTTTTGCCTCTGAGGCCTGCCGGGCAGAGACCTCTTCGGACATTCTATAAGACTCCTAAATGTGCTGGGAATCATTGTCTCTAAACATACCCTGTTATTTCTCAGACATCAATTCCTCTGCAGTGACTTGCCTGTGTGACTCCTGACATGAACTTTGACAATAGTGCTAGCAGTACGGGTgtcctgttcttttttccttccctttccagccACTCTTAGGTAATCTCTTTACAAACGTGCCTCATTATCTCCATGTTGAAGCTTCTCTGTCCAATGCAGTCATTTGCAACTTCAAAATTTTCAAGACATTCCTAATGAGCagccttaaaattttaagataaagaaatcTTTGGGGACATAGGTCCTActtttgaaattcatatttatttttatattagtgtTTGGTCAGCAAAGACTGAGGAAATGATGCCTTCGGTAAACATAGCTTGCCATCATTTGGTGTGAGGCGGTTAATACAAAACATGAGTTTTAAGGCAGAAGGACATAACCTTAAGTCATCCGAAGGACAAATAGTGAGTAAATATGCTGAAGGGTCAGGGTTACACCATCAGAGAGTCTGTTTAGCATAGAGCTAGCACAACAGATCACAGCTTCTTAACGTTTATCCTTTGGACTAATGCAGATTACGGATTGGTGCTCTGGTTTTAACTAATACACATTTCCAGTTTCTGGCTCTAACTCTCCCTTTGTGTCCCAAAAGTGGACCTCAGCTCCTGGTTTTGCATTACTGAGGAGAGAACGTAGATGCCAAAAATGACATCTCCCACCCATGACTAAAAGCTGACAGCAACAACAGGACATGTCATGTTGATTGGTAAGCACCTGTGAGGTGCTTCTGACAAGAGTCAGTGAGCTTATTACGCATCCAGGCATTACTGTGGTGTCACCTATTTCTTAAGGACACATGCATTCTACATCAAACAGCAAGCTTCAGTAATTAGGTTCTTGCCCTGATAATTAACCAAGTGGCCTCACAAACGTGGCTTAGCCCCACAAGTGCTGAGATAGCAGAGCATTGAAATTGTGTCTTAGGTGAGCCCCAAGTTTTGGTCAGCAAGTTCTGACCTTGTCATGTGACACTTATGGGGCGTATTGTCTGGCAATCATATTTGACTGCATGTGATCTTGATTTGAAGCCAgtgtttcttgattttggctctatTGGCTTTTGGGGCTGGATAGTTTTTTGTTGTGAGAgttcagggcagagggaggggggctgcTGCCCTGCATGTTGTAGGCTGTTTGGCAGTAACGTTGGCCCCTACCCATTAGATGCAGAGCAGTATCACCCCAGTCATGACAAACAAAAATCTCTCCAGACATTGCCGAATGTCTCCTGGGGGAAGCAAAGTTGCCCATGATAATAAGTCATATTAACTCTGGTTTATTAAGAAGCAGTCTCATTTTTATCCTTCACCATTTAATACTCATCTCATTTTGAGATTTGTGTTTTGTTAAAGAGGACACCTTTCAGAGAGCTTACCACTGAATGCTATGGATTCCTCAAGGTGTGACCAAAGCACCACCTTTACTGGAATCGTGTGGACtgcttattaaaaatgtagattccttGGCCCTACCTCAGACCCAGCGAATATGAATCTAAAGGAATGGGGGAGCTTGGAAGtgtgcatttaatatttttaatgcttatttctttttgagagagaaaggcagagtgtgagtgggggaagaacagagagagggagacacagaatctgaaaaaggctccaggctctgagctagcagcacagagcccgacatggggttctcacccacgaacaatgagatcatgacctgagccaaagttggacacttaaccaaatgagccacccaggtgcccctggaggtgTGCGTTTAAAACAAGTATCCAGAGAGATTTTTGTAGAGACTAAACTTTGGAAACAATTCTGGTAGAACCTTTTGCAGAGACTTCAACAATTCTCTTCCGTGATTTCTTCACAGAATGTGGTGTTTAAAGTGATGGCAGCTGGGAGCCCATTACTTTCTCTTAGCAGGAGTGTGTAACACGGTGAGCAAAAATGCTCGATATAGTCGTGTGCTTAATTGAACAAATTCCACGGAGAGAGTGCTGCATTGTAATCTTGGCTCATCTGTGATTTTGATGTGAGAATCATGCCATGATTGAGGTGCTGAGTCCCAGGAAGTCAACTTACCTCATTTTGTAGTCAAATGGCTTGGGGCCCCGAAAAGTGAATTGCTTAAATTCTCACAGCAAGAGAGGGGTCAAGTTACATTTAgaatattaattaattcatttatccattcattcattcactcgttg
Encoded proteins:
- the LOC115292057 gene encoding keratin-associated protein 7-1; translation: MTRFFCCGSYFPGYPCYGTNFHRTFRATPLNCVVPLGSPLNYGYGCNGYSSLGYSFGGSNMYNRGCCYGGSCCRPWGSNSGFGYSTY